A window from Leptospira wolffii serovar Khorat str. Khorat-H2 encodes these proteins:
- a CDS encoding LA_3696 family protein yields MSYDPETITVVPKSLRDSLGEEGTASLVDLLNRVHAVGKKNMKESINDKFEKRLMEETGKLWVAIAELRAEMQAGFAGIHEKLSEVYREISRLYAGQAKLQESIADLRKSMVSQTKWILSCMLESAFFFLRSQNTSNSFPGLFISLTI; encoded by the coding sequence ATGTCATACGATCCGGAAACTATTACTGTCGTCCCGAAATCTCTCCGCGATTCTCTGGGAGAGGAAGGGACAGCTTCTTTAGTGGATCTTTTGAATCGAGTTCATGCGGTAGGTAAAAAGAATATGAAAGAATCCATAAACGATAAATTCGAAAAAAGACTGATGGAAGAAACGGGCAAACTCTGGGTGGCAATCGCCGAATTGCGAGCAGAGATGCAGGCAGGCTTTGCCGGAATCCATGAAAAATTGTCGGAGGTATACCGTGAAATCTCGCGATTGTATGCGGGACAGGCCAAATTGCAGGAGAGTATTGCGGATCTCCGTAAATCCATGGTCTCCCAAACCAAATGGATCTTGTCCTGCATGCTGGAATCGGCTTTCTTTTTCTTGCGGTCGCAAAATACTTCTAATTCTTTTCCAGGATTATTTATTTCTCTTACGATTTAG
- a CDS encoding ArsR/SmtB family transcription factor → MSKIPPHPGPDQIELSSIFEAVSDPIRRKILLKLSELGEANCSTFLIYAPKTNISYHISKLREAGITHTRLEGTQKFLTIRSEDLEKKFPGLLETILRSARLEESEAQHKP, encoded by the coding sequence ATGTCCAAAATTCCACCCCATCCGGGCCCGGACCAGATCGAGCTTTCCTCGATCTTCGAAGCAGTAAGCGATCCGATCCGTCGTAAAATTCTATTGAAACTATCGGAACTAGGAGAAGCGAATTGCTCCACGTTTCTGATCTACGCTCCCAAAACGAATATCTCCTATCATATCTCTAAATTGAGAGAAGCGGGAATCACACATACCCGCTTGGAAGGAACACAAAAGTTTCTAACCATAAGAAGCGAAGACTTGGAGAAAAAATTTCCGGGTCTTTTAGAGACGATTTTAAGAAGCGCCAGACTAGAAGAATCGGAAGCCCAACACAAGCCCTGA
- a CDS encoding c-type cytochrome gives MNDLNGFDKKRNIGKTIRLAFPVFLLAVSVSLVFGDDWNKGNEEKWNAAFMETVKTGEKLFHGPELGGNTVQCAMCHPNATNTHPETYPKFQKQIGKVSTLREMINWCIENPLQGKRLAYDDPKMIALEAYILYERRNTPLVPGKH, from the coding sequence ATGAATGATTTAAACGGATTCGATAAGAAAAGGAATATCGGTAAAACGATTCGACTGGCATTTCCCGTATTCCTTCTTGCGGTAAGCGTCTCCTTGGTTTTCGGGGATGATTGGAATAAAGGCAACGAGGAAAAATGGAACGCGGCCTTTATGGAAACCGTGAAGACGGGAGAAAAACTTTTTCACGGACCCGAGTTGGGAGGAAATACGGTGCAATGCGCGATGTGCCATCCCAATGCGACCAACACTCATCCGGAGACTTATCCTAAATTCCAAAAGCAGATCGGAAAGGTTTCCACTTTAAGGGAAATGATCAATTGGTGCATCGAAAACCCTCTCCAAGGGAAACGCCTGGCCTACGACGATCCTAAGATGATCGCGTTGGAAGCATACATTCTTTACGAAAGAAGGAACACTCCTTTAGTTCCGGGAAAACATTGA
- a CDS encoding methionine ABC transporter permease encodes MSLEKWQELLPDLGSAFAQTFLMLGISLGAALLLGIPLGFLIYLTDKGLFLKNRILNAILGGAANLIRSIPFVILLVALIPITQFLTGTTIGPLAASVPLSVAAIPFLARLVETALREIPEGVLEAAVSTGASLTLIIKEVLIPEALPGILSGVTVTTISLLGYSAMAGIVGGGGIGDLAIRFGYYRYEDDIMFSTVLVLVVLVQTFQWVGDLLRKRSDKRVRH; translated from the coding sequence ATGAGTTTGGAAAAATGGCAGGAACTCCTACCGGATTTAGGATCCGCGTTCGCACAGACTTTTCTCATGCTGGGAATTTCCCTCGGAGCGGCGCTCTTATTAGGAATCCCTTTGGGCTTTCTGATCTACCTGACTGATAAAGGCTTATTTCTTAAGAACAGAATCCTAAACGCGATTCTAGGCGGCGCCGCGAATCTGATTCGCTCCATACCGTTCGTAATTCTTCTCGTTGCATTGATTCCGATCACGCAATTTTTGACCGGAACCACGATCGGCCCCTTGGCTGCCTCCGTTCCCCTTTCTGTGGCTGCGATTCCGTTTCTCGCAAGACTCGTAGAAACCGCTTTGAGAGAAATTCCTGAAGGAGTATTGGAAGCAGCCGTTTCCACAGGAGCGAGTCTAACGCTCATCATAAAGGAAGTTTTGATCCCCGAGGCCTTACCGGGAATTCTCTCCGGCGTTACCGTAACTACGATCAGTCTTTTGGGATATTCGGCGATGGCGGGGATCGTAGGAGGCGGAGGCATAGGAGATCTGGCCATACGTTTCGGATATTACAGATACGAGGACGATATCATGTTCTCCACTGTTCTCGTTCTCGTGGTATTAGTGCAGACTTTCCAATGGGTAGGAGATCTACTCAGAAAAAGAAGCGACAAACGAGTGCGCCATTAA
- a CDS encoding metallophosphoesterase family protein — MKEGKFSRGDFLRGAGGLFAASIVPMSLVEIACGGGRGKGTHEKFTFAFISDPHLTHIKGNNFVRNFDSGLLKAIETVNLMFPRPDFAVFGGDLAQLGKREELDHGMELLSKLKVPVKYVIGEHDYYLDLGAYWQDKISKLNYSFDHKGVHFVVLNSILTYDTWINRWKTPAERMNEMARLDNPNGSPFMVGEEQISWLEKDLEALKSGTPLIILSHSPLYKIYKPWNFWTDDAEKIQSVLRRFDNVTVFHGHVHQVLYNQIKNISFYALMSTAWPWPYPESYKQEPNYIPKMTVFMNRQDPFHERDGTGWAFVNMDNAREEMHYKLWENQDRVVKYDDSQGHPVDSTYQKLESRILPQTHY, encoded by the coding sequence ATGAAAGAGGGAAAATTCAGCAGAGGGGATTTTTTGAGGGGAGCGGGAGGTTTATTCGCGGCAAGCATCGTGCCCATGAGCCTCGTAGAGATCGCCTGCGGGGGCGGACGAGGAAAGGGTACTCATGAGAAATTTACCTTTGCCTTCATCTCCGATCCTCACCTAACGCATATTAAAGGAAATAATTTCGTTCGAAATTTCGATAGCGGGCTTTTAAAGGCGATCGAAACGGTGAATCTCATGTTTCCTCGTCCCGATTTCGCGGTATTCGGCGGGGATCTGGCACAGCTTGGAAAAAGGGAGGAGCTGGATCACGGGATGGAGCTTCTTTCCAAGTTGAAAGTTCCCGTGAAATATGTGATAGGGGAACACGACTATTATTTGGATTTGGGAGCGTATTGGCAGGATAAGATCAGCAAGTTGAACTATTCCTTCGATCATAAAGGCGTCCACTTCGTGGTCCTGAATAGTATTCTTACCTACGATACTTGGATCAATAGATGGAAGACTCCTGCAGAAAGGATGAACGAGATGGCCCGCTTGGATAACCCCAACGGATCTCCTTTTATGGTGGGCGAAGAACAAATCTCCTGGTTGGAAAAGGATTTGGAAGCGTTGAAGAGCGGAACGCCGTTGATCATCCTGTCCCATTCTCCTCTTTATAAGATTTATAAGCCTTGGAATTTTTGGACGGACGATGCGGAAAAAATCCAGTCCGTTCTTCGAAGGTTCGATAACGTCACCGTTTTTCACGGACATGTGCATCAGGTTCTATATAACCAAATCAAGAATATCAGCTTTTACGCATTGATGTCCACGGCTTGGCCTTGGCCTTATCCGGAAAGTTACAAACAGGAACCTAATTATATTCCTAAGATGACCGTATTCATGAATCGTCAGGATCCTTTTCATGAAAGGGACGGCACTGGTTGGGCGTTCGTGAACATGGACAATGCCAGGGAAGAGATGCATTATAAACTTTGGGAAAATCAGGATCGGGTGGTGAAATACGACGATTCTCAGGGGCATCCGGTGGATTCCACCTACCAGAAATTGGAGTCTAGGATTCTTCCCCAGACACATTATTAG
- a CDS encoding NAD-dependent epimerase/dehydratase family protein codes for MKIFVTGASGFVGGAIARHLQRKHQVKVLSRTEKTDVSLRSQGLEIVRGDLSSIRPEDLKGTEIIIHCAAFVGPWGTRKDFWDGNVEGTSHLISVAKEAGVKRFIHMGTEAALFYGQDMIDIDESYPYPKHTPYLYSETKAEAERRVVAANSPGFETIVLRPRLVWGPGDTSVLPVVKKMVQEGKFLWIDGGRAKTSVTCIPNLVHATELALTKGKAGQIYFITDDEVQTVRSFLTAMLGTQGLILPTKSVPGFIASALAYLVEGIWRILGILKEPPMMRFPIDIMGRECTIRIDKAKSELGYLPQVSVAQGLDLMRSSK; via the coding sequence ATGAAGATTTTTGTCACCGGTGCTTCCGGCTTTGTGGGAGGAGCGATCGCTCGACATCTGCAAAGGAAGCATCAGGTAAAAGTTCTTTCTCGTACGGAAAAAACGGATGTTTCTTTGCGTTCCCAAGGATTGGAAATAGTCAGAGGGGACCTTTCTTCGATTCGTCCCGAGGATCTAAAAGGAACGGAGATTATAATACACTGCGCCGCTTTCGTCGGTCCCTGGGGGACTCGCAAAGATTTTTGGGATGGGAACGTGGAAGGAACTTCTCATCTGATTTCCGTGGCCAAGGAAGCGGGAGTGAAAAGATTCATCCATATGGGAACGGAAGCCGCATTGTTCTACGGCCAGGACATGATCGATATCGACGAGTCTTATCCTTACCCGAAGCACACTCCGTATCTTTATAGCGAAACCAAGGCGGAAGCGGAAAGGAGAGTGGTCGCCGCCAATTCTCCCGGTTTCGAAACGATCGTTCTGCGCCCCCGTTTGGTTTGGGGGCCAGGAGATACTTCCGTTCTTCCAGTGGTCAAAAAGATGGTGCAAGAGGGAAAATTCCTCTGGATAGACGGTGGCAGAGCCAAGACTTCCGTCACTTGCATTCCCAATCTAGTGCATGCGACGGAGCTTGCGCTTACGAAAGGCAAGGCCGGACAAATCTATTTCATCACGGACGACGAGGTGCAGACTGTCCGTTCCTTTTTAACGGCCATGCTTGGCACCCAAGGACTCATTCTTCCTACAAAGTCAGTTCCGGGATTCATTGCGAGCGCTCTCGCTTATTTAGTGGAAGGTATCTGGAGAATTTTAGGAATTCTTAAAGAACCTCCCATGATGCGGTTTCCTATCGATATCATGGGAAGAGAATGCACCATTCGTATAGATAAGGCCAAGTCGGAATTGGGTTATTTGCCCCAGGTCAGCGTGGCCCAAGGGTTGGATTTGATGAGAAGCTCGAAATAA
- a CDS encoding cytochrome-c peroxidase: MQVPRLYRILSVLFCILLAEFILLACDKQKKEGAAAEFIYESTGILGLPDLPIPKNNPQSKDKILLGAKLYSDTRFSADGTVSCATCHKPDLAFTDRLKVSKGIKNLTGTRNAPSVLNAAFYKTQFWDGRRGDLEGQSKDPLLNPVEHGLSSHEDLLKIVRSDEDYVYRFRTVFGIEKDSIDIDRVAMAIASFERTIISGDSSFDRYRYGNDPKALSDSAIRGLDVYLGKGRCQDCHMIGEKNAIFTDDKFHNLGVGFKRIQPKLEEILRKRSESPGATSSSDEEILTNLESSELGRFSVTGQNEDLGAFKTPSLRNIALTAPYMHDGSLTSLEQVIALYDKGGESNPFLASGIRPLGLSAGEKADLVAFLKSLTSSRLPSLPK, encoded by the coding sequence ATGCAAGTGCCAAGACTGTATCGGATTTTATCGGTTTTATTTTGTATCCTGCTTGCGGAGTTCATTTTACTTGCTTGCGATAAGCAAAAGAAAGAAGGCGCTGCCGCGGAATTTATTTATGAATCCACCGGAATATTAGGTCTTCCCGATCTTCCCATTCCTAAGAACAATCCTCAGTCCAAGGATAAGATTCTTTTGGGCGCAAAATTATATTCGGATACTCGGTTTAGTGCGGATGGAACGGTTTCTTGCGCTACTTGTCACAAACCGGATCTTGCATTTACGGATAGACTTAAGGTCTCGAAAGGAATCAAAAATCTTACAGGAACTAGAAACGCTCCCTCTGTTTTGAATGCAGCATTCTATAAGACACAATTTTGGGATGGACGAAGGGGAGATTTGGAGGGGCAGTCCAAGGATCCTTTACTGAATCCCGTGGAACACGGCTTATCCAGTCATGAAGATCTGCTCAAAATAGTCCGTTCCGACGAGGATTACGTTTATAGATTCCGTACCGTATTCGGAATCGAAAAGGATTCCATCGATATCGATCGGGTGGCAATGGCAATCGCTTCTTTCGAGAGAACGATTATCTCGGGAGATTCTTCCTTCGATAGATACCGTTATGGAAACGATCCCAAGGCTCTTTCCGATTCGGCCATCCGAGGTCTGGACGTGTATCTAGGCAAGGGACGTTGCCAGGACTGTCATATGATCGGAGAGAAGAATGCGATCTTTACCGACGATAAATTCCATAATCTGGGAGTCGGCTTCAAGCGTATCCAACCGAAATTGGAGGAGATCCTACGCAAACGTTCGGAGTCTCCGGGAGCGACCTCGAGTTCCGACGAGGAGATTCTTACGAACTTGGAATCTTCGGAACTCGGGAGATTTTCCGTGACGGGGCAGAACGAGGACCTTGGTGCCTTCAAGACTCCCTCACTACGTAATATCGCTCTCACTGCTCCTTATATGCACGACGGAAGTCTCACGAGTTTGGAGCAGGTAATCGCATTATACGATAAGGGAGGAGAATCGAATCCCTTTTTGGCGAGCGGGATTCGACCTCTCGGCCTAAGCGCCGGAGAGAAGGCCGATCTCGTCGCTTTTTTGAAGTCCTTAACCAGTTCGCGTCTACCGAGTCTGCCTAAATAA
- a CDS encoding beta-class carbonic anhydrase, translating into MSNSILQKESSKVHKEVIEANQKYVSEFGKKGELPLPPGRSFTILTCMDARLDPAKYAGLSEGDAHVIRNAGGRASDDAIRSLIISYKLLGTKEFFVIHHSDCGMQLFTDPIIRNLLAKSLKTATVDANGWRNLEESGGSDEAKYIPFLTFEDLEKSVIDDVKRIRNHPLIPKDIPIYGYYYDVKTGKLVEVGEATKIGRAT; encoded by the coding sequence ATGTCAAACAGCATTTTACAGAAAGAATCAAGCAAAGTTCATAAGGAAGTGATCGAGGCCAACCAAAAGTACGTCTCTGAATTCGGGAAAAAAGGGGAATTGCCCCTCCCCCCGGGCAGGAGTTTCACAATTCTCACCTGCATGGATGCAAGACTAGATCCCGCAAAATACGCGGGACTCTCCGAAGGGGACGCACACGTTATCCGAAACGCAGGAGGAAGAGCGAGCGACGACGCAATCCGCTCCTTGATCATTTCGTATAAACTTTTAGGCACCAAAGAATTTTTCGTAATCCATCATTCGGATTGCGGTATGCAGCTATTTACGGATCCGATCATACGCAACCTTCTCGCGAAAAGCCTGAAGACCGCCACAGTAGACGCGAACGGATGGAGAAACTTGGAAGAATCGGGAGGTTCTGACGAGGCAAAATACATTCCATTCCTGACTTTCGAAGATTTGGAGAAAAGCGTGATCGACGATGTGAAAAGAATCAGAAATCATCCTTTGATTCCGAAAGATATTCCCATCTACGGATATTATTACGACGTCAAAACCGGAAAACTCGTGGAAGTGGGAGAAGCCACGAAAATCGGAAGAGCGACCTAA
- a CDS encoding LA_2444/LA_4059 family outer membrane protein — protein sequence MFRPNANLVSSSFQKLRSIAGNVCVLTFLFSADIYAEDDSKREERNPKQRFELLLKRQTYQFVPYNYTSYSERTNPNSSVQTEHLQQNRKVLVPAVLSYENYEKNYRIETGYYEVELVNPNSNVIRTDTRGISAERFYYAPVARSEFEINGYKILSVTKDWNLYLGGGIRNINKYTYGYYLLDGAFQEYFYTYGPQASFQSRYRFYENITFAFGLDGFYTEGTRFFRNPTFSPSSITLTNGSAGTRGIYRGFEAEVSLQYQFHENMKFQIGYNQISSYFSYLHFDQINAKLDFSNPSIWTISNASKSGNYEILKGFFLGFSVLF from the coding sequence ATGTTTCGACCGAATGCAAATTTAGTATCATCTTCTTTTCAGAAGTTACGTTCTATAGCGGGAAATGTTTGCGTCTTAACATTTCTTTTTTCTGCGGATATATATGCGGAGGATGATTCCAAGAGGGAAGAAAGGAATCCGAAACAAAGATTCGAGCTTTTATTAAAGAGACAAACCTACCAATTCGTTCCCTATAATTATACTTCATACTCGGAAAGAACGAACCCGAATAGTAGCGTTCAAACCGAGCATTTACAACAAAACCGAAAAGTACTCGTTCCCGCAGTACTCAGCTATGAGAATTATGAAAAGAATTACAGAATCGAGACCGGTTACTACGAAGTAGAGTTAGTCAACCCCAATTCGAACGTAATTCGCACCGATACAAGAGGGATATCGGCGGAAAGATTCTATTATGCACCTGTAGCAAGATCCGAATTCGAAATCAACGGTTACAAGATTCTATCCGTAACGAAAGACTGGAATCTATATCTTGGCGGAGGGATTCGTAATATAAATAAATATACTTACGGCTATTATCTGTTAGACGGCGCCTTCCAGGAATATTTTTACACCTACGGCCCCCAGGCCTCTTTTCAAAGCAGATATCGATTCTATGAGAATATCACTTTCGCGTTCGGATTGGACGGCTTTTATACGGAAGGAACCAGGTTTTTTCGGAATCCTACCTTCTCTCCCTCTTCCATCACATTAACCAACGGTAGTGCGGGAACCAGAGGCATCTATAGAGGATTCGAGGCGGAAGTATCCTTGCAGTATCAATTTCATGAAAATATGAAATTTCAAATCGGATACAATCAAATCTCCTCCTATTTCAGCTATCTGCATTTCGACCAAATCAATGCGAAACTAGATTTTTCGAATCCAAGTATCTGGACGATTTCGAACGCTTCTAAAAGCGGAAACTACGAGATACTAAAGGGGTTCTTTCTGGGTTTTTCCGTCCTGTTTTAA
- a CDS encoding RecQ family ATP-dependent DNA helicase, which translates to MSSLAECKTLFGISAFRGSQENIITRTMEGKHSLVIMPTGMGKSVCYQIPALLSEGLTIVISPLIALMQDQVDKLKRFGIDAEFVNSSLSAEERVLRYENLKQGNYKILYVSPERFRKSAFLEIFQNRKVSLLAVDEAHCVSQWGHDFRPDYSKISEFRKILKFPTTMALTATATKEIRSDILRQIGISESETEIFDEGICRPNLYLEARSFPDPVSKRKEILSLLKGERKNTIVYFNLIKNLESFGEALDLEKIPYRIYHGQLPPEKRKRIQESFLKSKDQLLLATNAFGMGVDKPDIRRVIHAELPSSLESYYQEIGRAGRDGEPSECLLFYNQDDLAVLMDFIEWQNPDSAFFSRVYQTMKHTGEALSSLSYEDLQARVVHKNRGDHRLQTVLNLFDRHGVTSGETERGNLRLRNILPETLSDPKLLEDKKKAAQNRLYKMLMYLKSEVCRREFVYEYFDAKFTRCDNCDICNGSPD; encoded by the coding sequence ATGTCTTCCCTTGCGGAATGTAAAACTCTTTTCGGAATTTCCGCCTTCCGAGGTTCTCAGGAAAATATCATAACCCGCACTATGGAGGGAAAACACTCGCTTGTGATCATGCCCACGGGTATGGGAAAATCCGTATGTTACCAGATTCCCGCGTTATTATCCGAAGGGTTGACGATCGTGATTTCGCCTCTCATCGCTCTAATGCAGGACCAGGTGGACAAGTTGAAGCGTTTCGGAATCGACGCAGAGTTCGTCAATTCCTCCTTATCGGCAGAGGAAAGGGTTCTGCGTTATGAAAATTTAAAGCAGGGAAATTATAAGATACTATACGTATCTCCGGAGAGATTCCGTAAATCCGCCTTTTTGGAAATATTCCAAAATCGTAAAGTTTCCCTCTTGGCCGTGGACGAAGCCCATTGCGTCAGCCAATGGGGGCACGATTTCCGTCCCGATTACTCCAAAATTTCCGAATTTCGTAAAATTCTAAAATTTCCCACTACGATGGCTTTGACCGCTACCGCCACAAAGGAGATCCGGAGCGACATCCTACGACAGATCGGAATTTCCGAATCCGAAACGGAAATTTTCGACGAAGGGATATGCAGGCCGAATTTGTATTTGGAGGCCAGAAGTTTTCCCGATCCTGTTTCCAAGAGAAAAGAGATCCTTTCCTTGTTGAAGGGAGAAAGAAAGAACACCATAGTCTATTTCAATTTGATCAAAAATCTGGAAAGTTTCGGAGAAGCCTTGGATCTAGAAAAGATTCCGTATCGGATTTACCATGGACAATTGCCTCCGGAAAAGAGAAAGAGAATCCAGGAATCCTTTTTGAAATCCAAGGATCAACTCTTACTCGCGACGAATGCGTTCGGGATGGGTGTGGATAAACCGGATATCCGAAGAGTGATTCACGCGGAACTGCCTTCTTCTTTGGAGTCCTATTATCAGGAAATCGGTAGAGCGGGACGGGACGGAGAACCTTCCGAATGTTTGCTTTTCTATAATCAGGACGATCTTGCTGTACTGATGGATTTTATCGAATGGCAAAATCCGGACTCGGCCTTTTTTTCCAGAGTATACCAGACTATGAAACATACGGGAGAAGCTCTTTCCTCTTTGAGTTACGAAGACCTGCAAGCCAGAGTCGTGCATAAGAATCGAGGGGATCATAGATTGCAGACGGTTCTGAATCTATTCGATCGCCACGGAGTGACAAGCGGAGAGACGGAGAGGGGGAATTTGAGATTACGGAATATTCTTCCTGAAACTCTTTCGGATCCGAAACTCTTGGAAGATAAAAAGAAGGCCGCTCAAAATCGATTGTACAAGATGCTGATGTATCTGAAAAGCGAAGTCTGTCGTAGGGAATTCGTATACGAATATTTCGACGCAAAATTCACCCGTTGCGATAATTGCGATATTTGTAATGGATCTCCGGATTAG
- a CDS encoding sensor histidine kinase gives MRFPGIIFFLILTFGGCLSSEDSYSPEVKQGILDLRGWNSNNFPSVPLDGEWEFTDGLTDPNTVSLGEGSGTISVPDSWNRFRTGAKEHGGEGVGTYRILILLDRNLPPLALQLGDISTAYKLYANGILLHENGKVGTSKKEMLPSYKHPIVFLPEGTDKLDLRFQVSNFYHITGGIRKSLFIGPALSVFESKKWEASLGWMVFGSTFLMGLYHLILFAMRRVDKSAIWFGLFCIDVSLRGFFTGSVFIYETFPDVYWILIHKLDLLTTVVSLPLFSRFLHSVFPQEFSPIFDRIFLWIGAIFAAIVIALPSTIYMNLIRIFQLCLGASTLYFAAVMIRCLFRKREGSLLFTIGALILFFTTINDILNQTLIIKTSYLANWGLLAFLFSQTVMLSMRFSNAFVRLEELQKSLENKVTERTKELAEAKIAAEDANSLKDTFISLVTHDLRSPIATVIGVLQLIKNDYDKLDDKSILEWMDRAEQTSAQSLEMISTLLDLNRLRSGSFHLENSMIYVYPEVERVVSKLWSQAQSKNIRIENRIPSDARMNVDRSLLAEIFINLLSNAIKFSREGDSVQIEFYSRPDAVEFVVKDTGVGIPKEMIPNLFSTEVKSTRLGTMNETGTGLGLPLVYSIIKAYHGEISVESEIQKGTLFRFTIPQPQAGDLRS, from the coding sequence ATGAGATTTCCGGGAATCATCTTTTTTCTCATTCTTACCTTCGGAGGTTGCCTATCCTCCGAAGATTCTTATTCTCCCGAAGTAAAACAAGGAATTCTGGATTTACGAGGTTGGAACTCCAACAATTTTCCCTCCGTTCCCTTGGACGGAGAATGGGAATTTACGGACGGACTAACGGATCCGAATACAGTCTCTTTAGGAGAAGGAAGCGGAACTATTTCGGTTCCGGATTCCTGGAATCGATTTCGGACAGGAGCCAAGGAACACGGAGGAGAAGGTGTAGGAACTTATCGTATCCTCATTCTACTCGATCGAAATCTGCCCCCGCTGGCTTTACAGTTAGGCGATATTTCCACCGCTTACAAGTTGTATGCAAACGGAATACTCCTACACGAGAACGGAAAAGTGGGAACGAGCAAAAAGGAAATGCTGCCTTCCTACAAACATCCGATCGTTTTCCTTCCGGAAGGAACGGACAAACTGGATCTTCGATTCCAAGTATCCAATTTTTATCATATAACCGGAGGAATTCGAAAGTCCCTATTCATAGGCCCGGCACTTTCCGTATTCGAATCCAAAAAATGGGAAGCCTCGCTGGGTTGGATGGTATTCGGCTCCACCTTTCTTATGGGGCTTTATCATTTAATACTTTTCGCAATGCGAAGAGTGGACAAATCCGCGATCTGGTTCGGACTTTTCTGCATAGATGTGAGCCTGAGGGGATTCTTCACCGGTTCCGTTTTCATATACGAAACTTTCCCGGATGTGTATTGGATACTGATCCATAAGCTGGACCTTTTGACTACGGTCGTTTCTCTCCCTCTATTTTCCAGGTTTCTGCATTCCGTTTTTCCCCAGGAATTCTCTCCGATCTTCGATAGAATATTTCTATGGATAGGGGCGATATTTGCGGCGATAGTAATCGCGCTTCCTTCTACGATTTACATGAATCTGATACGAATCTTCCAGCTCTGCCTGGGAGCCTCCACATTGTATTTCGCGGCGGTCATGATTCGATGTCTGTTTCGCAAAAGAGAAGGGTCCTTACTTTTTACCATCGGGGCCCTCATCCTATTCTTCACGACGATTAACGATATTCTAAATCAAACTCTTATAATAAAGACGAGCTACCTTGCGAACTGGGGGCTTCTCGCTTTCCTATTCTCCCAGACAGTAATGCTATCCATGCGCTTTTCCAACGCATTCGTAAGATTGGAGGAATTGCAAAAATCCCTGGAGAATAAGGTGACGGAAAGAACGAAGGAATTGGCGGAAGCCAAGATCGCCGCCGAAGATGCGAATTCCCTTAAGGACACTTTCATTTCCCTAGTCACACACGACCTTCGGTCCCCCATTGCGACTGTAATAGGCGTTTTGCAACTCATCAAAAACGACTACGATAAATTGGACGACAAATCCATCCTGGAATGGATGGACAGAGCGGAACAAACTTCCGCACAATCCTTGGAAATGATCTCCACTCTTTTGGATCTGAACCGTCTTCGTTCCGGCTCATTCCATCTGGAAAACAGCATGATCTATGTGTATCCGGAAGTGGAAAGGGTCGTCTCCAAGCTTTGGAGCCAGGCTCAGTCCAAGAATATCCGTATCGAGAACCGAATTCCGAGCGACGCTAGAATGAATGTGGACCGTTCCCTTCTCGCAGAAATCTTCATTAACCTATTATCCAATGCGATTAAGTTTTCCAGAGAAGGAGATTCGGTTCAGATCGAATTCTACTCTCGTCCGGACGCCGTGGAATTCGTGGTTAAAGACACCGGTGTCGGAATTCCAAAGGAAATGATTCCGAATTTATTCTCCACCGAAGTGAAATCCACCCGGTTGGGCACCATGAACGAAACCGGAACGGGCCTCGGGTTGCCTTTGGTGTATAGTATCATCAAGGCCTACCACGGAGAAATCAGCGTAGAATCGGAGATCCAAAAAGGAACGTTGTTTAGATTTACCATACCGCAACCCCAGGCGGGAGACCTTAGATCCTAA